Proteins from a single region of Thermodesulfobacteriota bacterium:
- a CDS encoding type II toxin-antitoxin system HicA family toxin, which translates to MKGLHNLKPEKVVKAFERAGWVVARQTGSHVIMTRPGNANILSIPVHKGKSIKKGLLLNQIKRAGLTEEAFLKLYK; encoded by the coding sequence ATGAAGGGACTGCACAACCTTAAGCCTGAAAAGGTCGTAAAAGCCTTTGAACGTGCCGGGTGGGTTGTAGCAAGACAGACCGGGAGCCATGTAATAATGACAAGGCCGGGGAATGCGAATATCCTTTCGATCCCCGTGCATAAAGGAAAGTCCATAAAAAAAGGACTGCTCTTGAACCAGATAAAAAGGGCGGGATTGACGGAAGAGGCGTTTCTGAAACTTTACAAATGA
- a CDS encoding MerR family transcriptional regulator, translating to MPFHSLHNFLDILSVYQYYNNIDVIIIPIEGRVLMAFNAKTTCKLTGLTYRQLDHWDRSHFIKPSIKEAAGYGSVRLYSFKDLVQLKVAKTFKDKGISLQKIRTAVSYLKKNFPDIKKPLAEMRLVTDGGTVFAIVDKQRAVLDTLSRGQFVMSIAIGKIIEELNGEVAKLSEDRKYTVTVKGKAYSVKLHPDLEDGGFWVECPALPGCASQGDTVEEALEMIKDAIKGCLEIATEVKERKRKKASA from the coding sequence TTGCCTTTTCACTCCCTCCACAATTTCCTTGACATTCTTTCAGTTTACCAGTATTATAATAACATCGATGTAATTATAATACCAATAGAGGGGAGGGTTCTTATGGCCTTTAATGCAAAAACGACTTGCAAGCTCACAGGGCTTACCTACAGACAGCTTGACCACTGGGACAGGAGTCATTTTATCAAGCCCTCGATAAAGGAGGCGGCCGGGTATGGATCTGTGAGGCTTTATTCCTTTAAAGACCTTGTACAGCTTAAGGTAGCGAAGACTTTTAAAGACAAGGGGATAAGCCTCCAAAAGATACGAACGGCGGTTAGCTATTTGAAGAAGAACTTCCCGGATATTAAAAAACCCCTTGCGGAGATGCGCCTTGTAACAGACGGGGGTACCGTTTTCGCGATTGTGGACAAACAGAGGGCCGTGCTTGACACCCTTTCCAGGGGACAATTTGTGATGAGTATAGCTATAGGAAAAATTATCGAAGAGCTTAATGGAGAGGTTGCGAAATTAAGCGAGGATAGAAAATATACGGTAACGGTCAAAGGCAAGGCTTATTCTGTCAAGCTGCATCCAGACCTTGAAGATGGGGGCTTTTGGGTAGAGTGCCCGGCCCTTCCGGGTTGCGCTTCTCAGGGCGATACCGTGGAGGAAGCTCTTGAGATGATAAAGGATGCCATAAAAGGGTGCCTTGAGATTGCGACGGAAGTCAAAGAGAGGAAAAGGAAGAAAGCTTCTGCGTAA
- a CDS encoding UXX-star (seleno)protein family 1 translates to MPEEKVVIYGKDTUPYTTAAREDYAKRGCDVEYVNVQADASAMEKMLEASGGKRDVPIIVEAGKVIVGFGGT, encoded by the coding sequence ATGCCGGAGGAGAAAGTAGTTATCTACGGCAAGGACACGTGACCATACACAACGGCGGCCCGTGAGGATTACGCCAAAAGAGGTTGCGATGTCGAGTACGTTAACGTCCAGGCCGACGCCTCGGCAATGGAGAAGATGCTCGAGGCGAGCGGCGGCAAGAGGGACGTGCCCATTATAGTCGAGGCCGGTAAGGTAATCGTCGGCTTCGGCGGCACGTGA
- the ndk gene encoding nucleoside-diphosphate kinase: MEKERTLSIVKPDGVRKNVVGEVIGRFEKAGLRLSAVKMASLTQAQAEGFYAVHAERPFFKSLTEFMTSGPVVLMVLEGEGAIKKVRDIMGATNPADAAEGTIRKEFADSIEFNIVHGSDAPETAAFETGYFFNALERF; the protein is encoded by the coding sequence GTGGAAAAGGAAAGAACATTATCCATAGTAAAGCCCGACGGGGTCAGGAAGAACGTCGTCGGAGAGGTAATAGGCAGGTTCGAGAAGGCCGGGCTCAGGCTCTCGGCCGTTAAGATGGCGAGCCTCACTCAAGCCCAGGCAGAGGGCTTTTACGCGGTACACGCGGAAAGGCCGTTCTTCAAGAGCCTCACCGAGTTCATGACTTCCGGCCCGGTCGTGCTCATGGTCCTCGAAGGCGAGGGGGCGATAAAAAAAGTACGCGACATCATGGGCGCCACCAACCCGGCCGATGCCGCCGAAGGCACCATACGCAAGGAGTTCGCCGACTCCATAGAGTTCAATATAGTACACGGCTCGGACGCGCCCGAGACGGCCGCCTTCGAGACGGGCTACTTCTTCAACGCACTGGAGAGGTTCTAA
- a CDS encoding protoglobin domain-containing protein: METIEKLKTHYDFTANDVKNLKFLLPAMEECKEEFAKEFYDHINNFDETPRFLKDREVITRHQAAMKDWFVALFAGEYGYSYFRHLEQVGLAHVKIKLSAHYVNAAMHFVKQFAVGCLKHHVKDPDELPYITRSVEKILDMNLDVLTSSYIEEERALFLSQRVESFLIQAANRFSYGLNLVLLLGLVALGLMAMVLFAYDLTHIFGGDIEKGLLATLGSLLLLWVVIELVDTEIRHLKGEKFAIKVFVSVALVAVIRKILISTISSSQVAETELFSLIAAVAVLGGVYWLISKTE, translated from the coding sequence ATGGAGACAATAGAAAAGCTAAAGACGCATTACGACTTCACGGCCAACGACGTCAAAAATCTGAAGTTCCTCCTGCCCGCGATGGAGGAGTGCAAGGAGGAGTTCGCCAAGGAGTTCTACGACCACATAAACAACTTCGACGAGACCCCGAGGTTCCTGAAGGACCGGGAGGTCATAACCAGGCACCAGGCCGCCATGAAGGACTGGTTCGTGGCGCTCTTTGCGGGCGAGTACGGCTACTCCTACTTCAGGCACCTCGAGCAGGTGGGGCTGGCGCACGTAAAGATAAAACTGAGCGCCCATTACGTGAACGCGGCCATGCACTTCGTAAAGCAGTTCGCCGTGGGGTGCCTCAAACACCACGTGAAGGACCCGGACGAGCTCCCCTACATCACGCGCTCGGTCGAGAAGATCCTCGACATGAACCTCGACGTCCTCACGAGCTCCTACATAGAAGAGGAGAGGGCCCTCTTCCTCTCGCAGAGGGTCGAGTCCTTCCTGATCCAGGCCGCGAACCGCTTCTCCTACGGCCTGAATCTCGTGCTGCTCCTCGGGCTCGTGGCGCTCGGGCTTATGGCAATGGTGCTCTTCGCCTACGACCTGACGCACATATTCGGCGGGGACATAGAGAAGGGCCTCCTCGCTACGCTCGGAAGCCTCCTTCTGCTGTGGGTGGTGATAGAGCTCGTGGATACCGAGATAAGGCACCTGAAGGGAGAGAAGTTCGCCATCAAGGTCTTCGTGAGCGTGGCCCTGGTGGCGGTAATAAGGAAGATACTTATCTCCACCATATCGTCGAGCCAGGTGGCGGAGACGGAGCTCTTCTCCCTTATAGCCGCGGTCGCGGTGCTCGGCGGGGTCTACTGGCTTATATCGAAGACCGAGTAG